A genomic window from Halorubrum lacusprofundi ATCC 49239 includes:
- a CDS encoding Single-stranded DNA binding protein: MDVNSHAEELASDLGVDKEEVKADLQNLLEYSVPIDEAKQSVRRKHGGGGGGSTPTPDSVDVDEITTDHDGVTVTVRVLTQGTRTIRYQGDDLTIREGEIADETGVISYTAWQDFGFEPGDSLTMGNAGVREWEGEPELNLNDSTTVAIADETVEVDQEVGGDRSLVDIAAGDRGRNVEVRVLEVDEKTISGRDGETEILEGVVGDATAKLPFTDWQPRSELEPGADLRIEDVYVREFRGVPSINLTEFSTVTPLPDPVEVAEDAPRLSVADAVASGGMFDVEIVGNVLEIRDGSGLIERCPECGRVVQNGQCRSHGDVDGEDDLRVKAIVDDGTDTVTVVLDDELTAEVYGGGLDDALDAAKDAMDKEVVAEAIADSLVGHAYRVRGNLSVDDYGANLDASEFALADDDPADAARAALAEVGE; this comes from the coding sequence ATGGACGTCAACAGCCATGCCGAGGAGCTCGCCTCCGACCTCGGTGTCGACAAAGAGGAGGTCAAAGCCGACCTGCAGAACTTACTGGAGTACAGCGTCCCGATCGACGAGGCCAAACAGAGCGTCCGCCGGAAGCACGGCGGTGGGGGTGGTGGCTCGACGCCGACGCCAGATTCGGTCGACGTGGACGAGATCACCACCGACCACGACGGCGTGACGGTGACCGTCCGCGTGCTCACGCAGGGAACCCGCACGATCCGGTATCAGGGCGACGATCTCACGATCCGTGAGGGGGAGATCGCCGACGAGACCGGCGTCATCTCCTACACCGCGTGGCAGGACTTCGGGTTCGAGCCGGGCGACTCGCTGACGATGGGTAACGCCGGCGTCCGAGAATGGGAGGGCGAGCCGGAGCTCAACCTCAATGACTCCACCACCGTTGCCATCGCCGACGAGACGGTCGAGGTCGACCAGGAGGTCGGCGGCGACCGGAGCCTCGTCGACATCGCCGCGGGCGACCGCGGCCGCAACGTCGAGGTCCGCGTGCTGGAGGTCGACGAGAAGACCATCTCCGGGCGCGACGGCGAAACGGAGATCCTGGAGGGCGTCGTGGGCGACGCCACCGCGAAGCTCCCCTTCACCGACTGGCAGCCCCGCTCCGAACTGGAGCCGGGCGCCGACCTCCGGATCGAGGACGTGTATGTCCGAGAATTCCGCGGCGTGCCGTCGATCAACCTCACCGAGTTCTCGACGGTCACTCCCCTCCCCGACCCCGTCGAAGTTGCGGAGGACGCACCCCGCCTTTCGGTCGCCGACGCGGTCGCCTCCGGCGGGATGTTCGACGTGGAGATCGTCGGCAACGTCCTCGAAATCCGGGACGGCTCCGGGCTCATCGAGCGCTGTCCGGAGTGCGGCCGCGTGGTCCAGAACGGCCAGTGCCGGAGCCACGGCGACGTGGACGGTGAGGACGACCTCCGCGTGAAAGCGATCGTCGACGACGGCACCGACACCGTCACCGTCGTCCTCGACGACGAGCTCACCGCCGAGGTGTACGGCGGGGGGCTCGACGACGCCCTCGACGCCGCGAAAGACGCGATGGACAAGGAGGTCGTCGCCGAGGCGATCGCCGATTCACTGGTCGGACACGCCTACCGCGTCCGCGGGAACCTTTCGGTCGACGACTACGGCGCCAACCTCGACGCCAGCGAGTTCGCGCTCGCGGATGACGACCCCGCCGATGCCGCCCGTGCCGCGCTCGCGGAGGTGGGCGAATGA
- a CDS encoding DNA-directed RNA polymerase subunit L yields the protein MELRVIEKTDTELRIEIAGEDHTFMNVLKGVLLETDDVAAATYDMNPEQSGGQTEPVLTVKSESGDPLDVLAEGAESITDRTGALRDAVKAA from the coding sequence ATGGAACTGCGGGTCATCGAGAAAACCGACACGGAACTCCGCATCGAGATCGCCGGCGAGGACCACACCTTCATGAACGTGCTGAAGGGCGTCCTGCTGGAGACCGACGACGTCGCAGCCGCGACCTACGACATGAACCCCGAGCAGTCCGGTGGTCAGACGGAACCGGTACTGACGGTGAAATCCGAGTCCGGTGACCCGCTCGACGTGCTCGCCGAGGGAGCGGAGTCGATCACCGACCGCACCGGCGCGCTGCGCGACGCCGTGAAGGCCGCCTGA
- a CDS encoding metallophosphoesterase, which yields MAPGASPAVEPVVGEPAAVADLGDRRLLLVADVHAGIEVGLRYERGVELDSRADERRERLCGLIAETDADRLVILGDLAHRIAAPEGDEREELVELIRAVTDRVPMTLVEGNHDAGVAEAFADDLDVIGAGGGVLGGDGGERDDDTTTGTGVGVLHGHTWPNPELLDADVVCMGHEHPQVRLEDAVGGSRVERAWLRGELDPTAFVKDGEVDPAAATDPPELVVFPAFNERSGGTWVNVDGQSFLAPFLPDALPAGDAYLLDGTRLGDFRRI from the coding sequence ATGGCACCGGGCGCGTCGCCCGCCGTCGAGCCGGTGGTCGGCGAACCGGCGGCCGTGGCCGATCTCGGCGACCGGCGCCTGCTGCTCGTCGCCGACGTGCACGCCGGTATCGAGGTCGGGCTCCGCTATGAGCGCGGCGTCGAACTCGATAGCCGTGCAGACGAGCGCCGCGAGCGGCTCTGTGGCCTCATCGCCGAAACCGACGCCGATCGATTGGTAATCCTCGGCGACCTCGCGCATCGGATCGCGGCGCCGGAAGGCGACGAACGCGAGGAGCTCGTCGAGCTGATCCGGGCGGTCACGGATCGCGTCCCGATGACGCTCGTCGAGGGGAACCACGACGCCGGGGTCGCTGAGGCGTTCGCCGACGACCTCGACGTGATCGGAGCGGGCGGGGGCGTACTCGGCGGCGACGGCGGCGAGCGCGACGACGACACAACCACAGGTACCGGCGTTGGCGTCCTCCACGGCCATACGTGGCCGAACCCGGAACTGCTCGACGCCGACGTGGTCTGTATGGGACACGAGCATCCGCAAGTGCGACTGGAAGATGCGGTCGGCGGCTCGCGAGTGGAGCGCGCGTGGCTCCGGGGCGAACTCGATCCGACGGCGTTCGTGAAAGACGGTGAAGTCGACCCGGCCGCCGCCACGGATCCGCCCGAACTCGTCGTCTTCCCCGCGTTCAACGAGCGCTCCGGCGGGACGTGGGTCAACGTCGACGGCCAGTCGTTCCTCGCGCCGTTCCTCCCCGACGCACTCCCGGCCGGCGACGCATACCTACTGGACGGGACCCGGCTCGGCGACTTCCGACGGATCTGA
- a CDS encoding sugar ABC transporter permease, with protein MSLLGSTLALIRSKLIAFATAPKRFSVLIQRAIYDVRTGKRTPWDVAKSVLMTLFGLAMVLVLLFPLFWITSASLAEGSRLFNTSGIFPDPSTYNLDAYRWVIFESDFFFVDGDWGYPQLVLGGGSGLVSFQWAGTETGPGALFNSLYIVSVTLAAGFGMIVPAAYAFSRRQFVGRKRILYGYVLFTQIGAGLSIATLVALYSLFSSYGLTNNLFILGLFYAASAIPFNTWLLKTYMDNIPISYEEAAMVDGASFLDTIREVILPLTKPGLAVVLIFVWLAGWNEFIIAQTLLRPENYPLSVELYNIATEGRFSTPWTRFAAFANLFALPVAVVYFAAQRSVEDGLSFGGME; from the coding sequence ATGAGCCTCCTCGGCTCCACGCTCGCGCTGATCCGCTCGAAGCTGATCGCGTTCGCGACCGCTCCGAAGCGGTTCTCCGTGCTGATCCAGCGGGCGATATACGACGTTCGCACGGGGAAGCGCACCCCGTGGGACGTCGCCAAGAGCGTCCTGATGACTCTGTTCGGGCTCGCGATGGTGCTCGTGCTGCTGTTCCCGCTGTTCTGGATCACGAGCGCGTCGCTCGCGGAAGGGTCTCGGTTGTTCAACACGAGCGGGATCTTCCCGGACCCGTCGACATACAACCTCGACGCGTACCGGTGGGTGATCTTCGAGTCCGACTTCTTCTTCGTCGACGGCGACTGGGGGTATCCCCAGCTCGTCCTCGGCGGGGGGAGCGGGCTGGTCAGCTTCCAGTGGGCCGGTACCGAGACCGGTCCCGGCGCCCTGTTCAACAGCCTCTACATCGTCAGCGTGACGCTCGCCGCCGGGTTCGGGATGATCGTCCCGGCAGCATATGCGTTTTCGCGCCGACAGTTCGTGGGTCGCAAGCGAATCCTCTACGGCTACGTGCTGTTCACGCAGATCGGCGCCGGGCTATCGATCGCGACGCTCGTGGCGCTGTACTCGCTGTTCAGCAGCTACGGGCTCACGAACAACCTGTTCATCCTCGGGCTGTTCTACGCGGCGTCGGCGATCCCGTTCAACACGTGGCTGCTGAAGACGTACATGGACAACATCCCCATCTCCTACGAGGAGGCGGCGATGGTCGACGGCGCGAGCTTCCTAGACACGATCCGGGAGGTCATCCTCCCGCTGACGAAGCCGGGGCTCGCCGTCGTGCTCATCTTCGTCTGGCTCGCCGGGTGGAACGAGTTCATCATCGCGCAGACGCTGCTGCGCCCCGAGAACTACCCGCTCTCGGTGGAGCTGTACAACATCGCGACCGAGGGGCGATTCTCGACGCCGTGGACGCGGTTCGCGGCGTTCGCGAACCTGTTCGCGCTCCCCGTCGCGGTCGTCTACTTCGCGGCGCAGCGCTCCGTCGAAGACGGGCTCTCGTTCGGCGGGATGGAGTGA
- a CDS encoding DUF7510 family protein yields MDEIDIDTRVTDERTVIDVTGTRDVAVVVRSASGERIYLPPAGFDEPVSDSPYTSPYQGGSGIDGEESPYGGGSGSTRGVVETADGFRITHPETATEFDVYRGDDE; encoded by the coding sequence ATGGACGAAATCGACATCGACACGCGCGTCACGGACGAGCGAACCGTCATCGACGTGACCGGGACTCGCGACGTCGCCGTCGTCGTTCGGTCCGCGAGCGGCGAGCGGATCTACCTCCCGCCGGCCGGCTTCGACGAGCCCGTGTCGGACTCGCCGTACACCTCTCCGTATCAGGGCGGAAGCGGGATCGACGGCGAGGAGAGCCCGTACGGCGGCGGGTCCGGAAGCACTCGCGGCGTGGTCGAGACCGCGGACGGGTTCCGGATCACGCATCCGGAGACGGCCACCGAGTTCGACGTGTACCGCGGCGACGACGAGTAG
- a CDS encoding KEOPS complex subunit Pcc1 — protein MSGESARSEASSRTATVRTTHADAALVAAALAPDETDSMTTRVDGDAIECVVERPTTGGLRSTVDDHVVNLRVADRLVERARAHLAADDGGRRSDTNGDTDTNT, from the coding sequence ATGAGCGGAGAATCCGCTCGGAGCGAGGCGTCCAGCCGGACGGCGACCGTCCGGACGACCCACGCCGACGCCGCCCTCGTCGCCGCCGCGCTCGCTCCCGACGAGACCGATTCGATGACCACCCGCGTCGACGGCGACGCGATCGAGTGCGTCGTCGAGCGACCCACCACTGGTGGGCTGCGGTCGACCGTGGACGACCACGTCGTGAACCTACGCGTCGCGGACCGACTCGTCGAGCGCGCGAGGGCGCACCTCGCGGCCGACGACGGAGGGCGCCGCTCCGACACCAACGGCGACACCGACACCAACACATGA
- a CDS encoding 30S ribosomal protein S3ae — MSERSVSKSREQKRWYSVLAPEQFDRQELGETLAEEPDQVVGRTITTTLGELTGDSGANNTKLTFKITDVGSDTAYTEFIKYELTRDYLRSLVRRGASKVEASITVLTTDDYRIRVQPVALTTKKADRSQEKAIRRVMIDKVHAAAEDRTFESFVDAIVEGNLSSAIYGDAKLIYPLRRVEIQKLTLEARPSEVAAEEETAVDVDADEVAVDADE; from the coding sequence ATGAGCGAACGATCCGTATCCAAGAGCAGAGAACAGAAGCGCTGGTACTCCGTGCTGGCGCCCGAACAGTTCGACCGGCAGGAGCTCGGCGAGACCCTCGCCGAGGAGCCCGACCAGGTCGTCGGCCGTACGATCACGACGACGCTGGGCGAGCTGACCGGCGACTCCGGCGCGAACAACACGAAGCTCACGTTCAAGATCACCGACGTGGGCAGCGACACGGCCTACACCGAGTTCATCAAGTACGAGCTCACGCGGGACTACCTGCGCTCGCTCGTCCGCCGCGGCGCCTCGAAGGTCGAGGCGTCGATCACGGTGCTGACGACGGACGACTACCGCATCCGCGTCCAGCCCGTCGCGCTGACGACGAAGAAGGCCGATCGCTCGCAGGAGAAGGCGATCCGCCGCGTCATGATCGACAAGGTCCACGCGGCCGCCGAGGACCGGACCTTCGAGTCGTTCGTCGACGCCATCGTCGAGGGGAACCTCTCGTCGGCCATCTACGGCGACGCGAAGCTCATCTACCCGCTTCGCCGCGTCGAGATTCAGAAGCTGACGCTGGAGGCGCGGCCGTCCGAGGTCGCCGCCGAAGAGGAGACTGCCGTCGACGTCGACGCCGACGAAGTGGCTGTCGACGCCGACGAGTAA
- a CDS encoding thiolase C-terminal domain-containing protein: MERVAIIGASMTQFGQRDAWVRELLAEAGAAALDDAGIDGDDLDHLYVSNMASGEFEGQTGVPNALAHDLAATPAYTARIDQTSSSGGAGVYAAWQSIASGTSDLTMLVGGEKMTHRTTAEATDVIASLTHPVEYKQGVTLPSFAGLTARLYLDEYDAPRESLGKVAVKNHKNGVDNPHAQFQKEVDLDTVLDSPIVADPLRLYDFCPITDGSAALVFCPESVAAEYVPEDEYAVISGIGGATDTHVVHERADPTTMGGVADSSDIAYEMAGIGPDDIDVAELHDMFTILEFLQSEDLGFFEKGEGWKAVEEGVTDRDGELPINTSGGLKSKGHPLGASGVAQVYEIFKQVTGDAGPRQVEADTGLACNVGGFGNCVTTTILEGNQ; the protein is encoded by the coding sequence ATGGAACGCGTAGCGATCATCGGCGCGTCGATGACCCAGTTCGGGCAACGCGACGCGTGGGTGCGAGAGCTGTTGGCGGAGGCGGGCGCGGCCGCGCTCGACGACGCCGGAATTGACGGCGACGACCTCGATCACCTGTACGTCTCGAACATGGCCAGCGGCGAGTTCGAAGGCCAGACCGGCGTCCCCAATGCGCTCGCCCACGATCTGGCCGCCACCCCAGCGTACACCGCCCGGATCGACCAGACATCCTCCTCGGGCGGTGCGGGCGTGTACGCCGCGTGGCAGTCGATCGCCTCTGGCACGAGCGATCTGACGATGCTCGTCGGCGGCGAGAAGATGACCCACCGGACGACCGCGGAGGCGACCGACGTGATCGCGTCGCTCACCCACCCGGTCGAGTACAAACAGGGCGTCACGCTCCCCTCCTTCGCGGGGCTCACGGCGCGACTCTACCTCGACGAGTACGACGCCCCCCGCGAGAGTCTCGGAAAGGTCGCGGTGAAGAACCACAAAAACGGCGTGGACAACCCCCACGCGCAGTTTCAGAAGGAGGTCGACCTCGACACGGTCCTCGACTCGCCGATCGTCGCCGACCCCCTCCGGCTGTACGACTTCTGTCCGATCACGGACGGCTCCGCCGCGCTCGTGTTCTGCCCCGAATCCGTCGCCGCGGAGTACGTTCCCGAAGACGAGTACGCGGTCATCTCGGGGATCGGCGGTGCGACCGACACCCACGTCGTCCACGAGCGCGCGGACCCGACGACGATGGGCGGGGTCGCTGACTCCTCCGATATCGCCTACGAAATGGCCGGGATCGGCCCGGACGACATCGACGTGGCGGAACTCCACGACATGTTCACGATCCTCGAGTTCCTCCAGAGTGAGGACCTCGGCTTCTTCGAGAAGGGCGAGGGGTGGAAGGCGGTCGAGGAGGGCGTCACCGACCGCGACGGCGAGCTCCCGATCAACACCTCCGGCGGGCTCAAGTCGAAGGGGCACCCCCTCGGCGCCAGCGGGGTCGCACAGGTGTACGAGATATTCAAACAGGTCACCGGCGACGCCGGCCCGCGGCAAGTCGAGGCCGACACGGGACTCGCCTGCAACGTCGGCGGGTTCGGGAACTGCGTGACCACGACGATTCTGGAGGGTAACCAATGA
- a CDS encoding putative phosphothreonine lyase domain-containg protein — protein sequence MVIDRAPTEIDEAGWHWLRVKHVTGFPRNARDGYFPRHSVTRPAATTAADLPPIDAERESLPADAGTVADADRLALETTYLSGKWLVERPSETVDDLWNAVVEDVAAEQFWDAKVSTRAGCEAFGEADHAVLVFTPNYFDREDIDRVRRRLRDAHGVTEEIRYRPDVYTLDGIHEGTLGELTDTESARFSA from the coding sequence ATGGTCATCGACCGCGCGCCGACCGAGATCGACGAGGCGGGATGGCACTGGCTCCGGGTCAAACACGTCACGGGGTTCCCGCGCAACGCCCGCGACGGCTACTTTCCGAGACACTCCGTGACGCGGCCGGCGGCGACGACAGCGGCGGACTTACCGCCGATCGACGCCGAGCGGGAATCGCTCCCGGCCGACGCGGGGACCGTCGCCGATGCGGACCGGCTCGCTCTCGAAACGACGTACCTGAGTGGGAAGTGGCTCGTCGAGCGCCCGTCGGAGACGGTGGACGATCTCTGGAACGCAGTCGTTGAGGACGTCGCGGCCGAGCAGTTCTGGGACGCGAAAGTCTCGACCCGCGCCGGCTGCGAGGCGTTCGGCGAGGCAGACCACGCGGTGCTCGTGTTCACGCCCAACTACTTCGATCGGGAAGACATTGACCGAGTGCGACGCCGACTCAGAGATGCTCACGGGGTGACCGAGGAGATCCGGTACCGACCCGATGTGTACACGCTCGACGGGATCCACGAGGGGACGCTCGGCGAGCTCACAGACACGGAGTCGGCGCGGTTCAGCGCTTGA
- the mutL gene encoding DNA mismatch repair endonuclease MutL: MEPPNIERLDERTVQRIAAGEVVERPASVVKELIENSLDAGATRVAVSVEAGGTEGIRIRDDGVGIPADQLEAAVAEHATSKIGKIEDLDHGVGTLGFRGEALYTVGAVSRLTVRSRPPGADAGSEITVEGGDVGDVRPAGCPEGTTVEVDGLFYNTPARKKFLKRTATEFDRVNAVVTGYALANPGVAVSLEHDGRETFATEGNGDLRSAVLAVYGREVADAMVDMEWEPGNSDTDSPVHSVTGLVSHPETTRSSREYLATYVNGRYVTAGALRDAVLDAYGGQLAPDRYPFAVLFVEVPPGDVDVNVHPRKLEVRFDEEPAVRAAVEEAVEAALLDHGLIRSTAPRGQSAPDQTEINPEGPETEAIGGAGTDHERAALEDRESGDRAGESRDGNDDSAAGSAADASELDPTDDDAWAVGDVSSDDTADPGGPPADRTGESAGPTAPDGSNSSAGSASDRPSPRSWQSEPDDAEDGTEEGDTGAVAGVEADTEGDAGEAGGLDRFGGSATDDNEDSGATDTSPDPTADASGGRREPTAQPRSTATAQRTLDGEPTSAERTYDSLPPLRVLGQLHETYVIAEAPDGLVLIDQHAADERVNYERLQTAFADGADAQALAEPVRIELTAREAALFEEFVDDLAGVGFRAERADEREVVVESVPAVFDAALDPELLRDVLSALVGDATAGDEPVTDVVDELLADLACYPSVTGNTSLTEGSVVDLLDRLDDCENPYACPHGRPVVIRLNREEIGSRFERDYPGHAGRRTE, from the coding sequence ATGGAGCCGCCGAACATCGAGCGGTTGGATGAGCGGACCGTCCAGCGCATCGCGGCCGGTGAAGTCGTCGAGCGTCCGGCCAGCGTCGTCAAGGAGCTGATCGAGAACAGCCTCGATGCGGGCGCGACGCGCGTGGCCGTCTCGGTCGAGGCGGGCGGCACCGAGGGGATCCGCATCCGAGACGACGGCGTCGGCATCCCCGCAGACCAACTGGAGGCGGCCGTCGCGGAACACGCTACCTCGAAGATCGGCAAGATTGAGGACCTCGATCACGGCGTCGGCACCCTCGGCTTCCGCGGCGAGGCGCTGTACACCGTCGGCGCGGTCTCGCGGCTCACCGTCCGGTCGCGCCCACCAGGAGCCGACGCGGGCTCAGAGATTACCGTCGAGGGCGGCGACGTGGGAGACGTCCGTCCCGCCGGCTGTCCCGAGGGGACGACCGTGGAGGTCGACGGCCTCTTCTACAACACCCCCGCCCGCAAGAAGTTCCTCAAGCGGACCGCCACCGAGTTCGACCGCGTGAATGCGGTCGTCACCGGCTACGCGCTCGCGAACCCCGGCGTCGCCGTCTCGCTGGAACACGACGGACGGGAGACGTTCGCGACGGAGGGGAACGGTGACCTCCGGTCTGCCGTCCTCGCGGTCTATGGCCGCGAGGTCGCGGACGCGATGGTGGACATGGAGTGGGAACCGGGTAATTCGGACACCGACTCGCCCGTTCACAGTGTCACCGGCCTCGTCTCCCACCCGGAGACGACCCGGTCGAGCCGCGAATACCTCGCGACCTACGTCAACGGTCGGTACGTCACGGCGGGCGCCCTCCGCGACGCCGTCCTCGACGCGTACGGCGGCCAACTCGCACCCGATCGGTATCCCTTCGCGGTGCTCTTCGTCGAGGTCCCGCCGGGCGACGTCGACGTGAACGTCCATCCGCGCAAGCTCGAAGTCCGGTTCGACGAGGAGCCGGCGGTACGCGCCGCGGTCGAGGAGGCGGTCGAGGCCGCGCTGCTCGACCACGGGCTGATCCGCTCGACCGCACCGCGAGGGCAGTCGGCCCCCGATCAGACAGAGATCAACCCCGAAGGGCCGGAGACCGAGGCCATCGGCGGCGCCGGAACCGATCACGAGCGCGCCGCGCTCGAAGACCGCGAGAGCGGCGACAGGGCCGGTGAGAGCCGGGACGGCAACGACGATTCGGCCGCCGGATCCGCGGCCGACGCGTCCGAACTGGACCCCACGGACGATGACGCGTGGGCAGTCGGCGACGTGAGTTCGGACGACACCGCTGATCCGGGCGGCCCGCCCGCCGACCGCACCGGCGAGTCAGCCGGGCCCACCGCTCCCGACGGTTCCAACAGTTCCGCCGGTTCCGCGTCCGACCGCCCCTCGCCGCGGAGCTGGCAGTCGGAGCCGGACGACGCCGAGGACGGTACGGAGGAGGGCGACACTGGCGCGGTCGCCGGCGTCGAGGCCGACACCGAGGGCGACGCCGGAGAGGCCGGCGGACTCGACCGATTCGGCGGCTCGGCGACCGACGACAACGAGGATTCTGGCGCCACCGACACCTCACCTGATCCCACCGCCGACGCGTCGGGCGGACGACGGGAGCCGACGGCCCAACCGCGCTCGACCGCGACCGCACAGCGGACCCTCGATGGCGAGCCGACGAGCGCGGAGCGCACCTACGATTCGCTCCCGCCGCTACGGGTACTCGGTCAACTCCACGAGACGTACGTCATCGCGGAAGCGCCAGACGGGCTCGTGTTGATCGACCAGCACGCCGCCGACGAGCGAGTGAACTACGAGCGCCTGCAGACCGCCTTCGCAGACGGTGCCGACGCGCAGGCGCTCGCGGAACCAGTTCGGATCGAACTCACCGCCCGGGAGGCCGCGCTGTTCGAGGAGTTCGTCGATGACCTCGCGGGGGTCGGATTCCGAGCCGAGCGCGCGGACGAGCGCGAGGTGGTCGTCGAGTCGGTCCCGGCGGTGTTCGACGCCGCGCTCGATCCCGAACTCCTCCGAGACGTGCTCTCCGCGCTCGTCGGCGACGCGACCGCGGGCGACGAGCCGGTGACGGACGTGGTCGACGAACTGCTCGCGGATCTCGCGTGTTACCCCTCCGTGACCGGGAACACCTCGCTGACGGAGGGGTCGGTCGTCGACCTGCTCGACCGGCTCGACGACTGCGAGAACCCCTACGCCTGCCCGCACGGTCGGCCAGTCGTGATCCGGCTCAACCGCGAGGAGATCGGCTCCCGGTTCGAGCGTGACTACCCCGGTCACGCGGGTCGACGCACAGAGTAG
- a CDS encoding GNAT family N-acetyltransferase, with amino-acid sequence MEIRRLPTDENALRRYAAELWLPYHRDLAAAVDAHALADWPDERFVERNVEFTRNRLEDDGNRGWVAVGVPDDAEADPATVSVTHPDLELTGLLLTSVDECPDPFDRSDRLVVGEIYVAEPYRGTGLADRLMERAAADAREQDCGELRLDVDVDNGRAMAFYENQGFEPYRKQLTRDVE; translated from the coding sequence ATGGAAATCCGACGCCTCCCGACCGACGAGAATGCCCTCCGCCGCTATGCGGCCGAGTTGTGGCTCCCCTATCACCGCGACCTCGCGGCCGCCGTCGACGCCCACGCGCTGGCCGACTGGCCCGACGAGCGGTTCGTCGAGCGCAACGTCGAGTTCACCCGAAACCGGCTCGAAGACGACGGCAACCGGGGATGGGTGGCGGTGGGGGTGCCCGATGACGCCGAGGCCGACCCCGCGACTGTGTCTGTTACACATCCCGACCTCGAACTGACGGGCCTGTTGCTGACGAGCGTCGACGAGTGTCCCGACCCGTTCGACCGGTCTGATAGACTCGTCGTCGGGGAGATTTACGTCGCTGAGCCGTACCGTGGTACCGGGCTTGCAGACCGTCTGATGGAGCGTGCTGCGGCTGACGCCCGCGAGCAGGACTGCGGCGAACTCCGGCTCGACGTCGACGTCGATAACGGGCGAGCGATGGCGTTCTACGAGAACCAGGGGTTCGAGCCGTATCGCAAGCAGTTAACGCGAGACGTGGAGTGA
- a CDS encoding glycosyltransferase family 4 protein: MLGWGYPPNITGGLDVHVGELFSGLRDDLGVDATLVLPAEFAPDDEPGIEPVETGEGDVADRVDRLSDRFAELAPDHDVIHTHDWFGYGPGRQAARASDATWVSSFHSLASDRNINPPTREVETERRLANAADTNIAVSELVREDIRELYGADSRVVYNGFSTPTFSGKDVREDLGIDGEMVFFVGRHTDQKGISHLLYAMRKLRRPGVTLVVGGSGHQTDQLKRFVELLGIEERVEFVGYVPEAELGDYYAAADAFVSPSYAEPFGITITEALESGTQVVATRAGVAEVLPDGCLVEVEVDSESIVDGIATALDREQPPEYERREWSEVAEDTLAVYEDVA, encoded by the coding sequence ATGCTGGGATGGGGGTATCCGCCGAACATCACCGGCGGGCTCGATGTCCACGTCGGTGAACTGTTCTCCGGGCTCCGCGACGACCTCGGGGTGGATGCCACCCTCGTGTTGCCCGCGGAGTTCGCGCCGGACGACGAGCCCGGGATCGAGCCCGTCGAGACCGGAGAGGGGGACGTCGCGGACCGCGTCGACCGCCTCAGCGACCGGTTTGCCGAGCTCGCCCCCGACCACGACGTGATCCACACGCACGACTGGTTCGGGTACGGTCCCGGCCGACAGGCCGCTCGCGCGTCGGACGCGACGTGGGTGTCGTCGTTCCACTCGCTCGCGAGCGACCGCAATATCAACCCGCCGACCCGAGAGGTCGAGACCGAGCGCCGCCTCGCGAACGCCGCGGACACCAACATCGCGGTCAGTGAACTCGTCCGCGAGGACATCCGCGAGCTGTACGGCGCCGACTCCCGAGTCGTGTACAACGGCTTCTCGACCCCGACGTTCTCCGGGAAAGACGTCCGCGAGGACCTCGGGATCGACGGGGAGATGGTCTTCTTCGTCGGCCGACACACCGACCAGAAGGGGATCTCGCACCTGCTGTACGCGATGCGCAAGCTCCGCCGTCCCGGCGTGACCCTCGTCGTCGGCGGGTCGGGCCACCAGACCGACCAGTTGAAGCGGTTTGTCGAGCTGCTCGGCATCGAAGAGCGTGTCGAGTTCGTCGGCTACGTCCCGGAAGCAGAGCTCGGCGACTACTACGCCGCCGCGGACGCGTTCGTCTCACCCTCGTACGCGGAGCCGTTCGGCATCACGATCACCGAGGCGCTGGAGTCCGGGACGCAGGTCGTCGCGACCCGGGCGGGCGTCGCGGAGGTACTGCCGGACGGCTGTCTCGTCGAGGTCGAGGTCGATTCTGAGTCGATCGTCGACGGGATCGCAACCGCGCTTGACCGCGAGCAACCCCCGGAGTACGAGCGCCGCGAGTGGTCGGAAGTCGCCGAGGACACGCTGGCGGTGTACGAGGACGTAGCGTAG